The Archocentrus centrarchus isolate MPI-CPG fArcCen1 chromosome 12, fArcCen1, whole genome shotgun sequence nucleotide sequence CATTAGCAGTGCTTCCTGACTCAGGTCAATAGGTAGAGGTCAAACAAGAGGGGGCAGACCCATGTAATTATCCCAGACAGAGAAACCCTGCTCTAAATCAGAATGATATCCAGAGTATTAAGAGTCTAAAATTGTGGATTGATTCTTCCATGACAGCTCAGTGATTGATGCGTGATAGATAACCATCGGTGTGTGTGGCAGCTTTTACAATGAGAATCAAAGCTCCAGCTGCTGTCACGTTGGCACCGTTCAACAGTATCTGAGCTACTCACAAGCGCAAGTCTGCAGTCCAACTGCAAGCGCACATCCATTTATTACACTGTGTTAGTCGTTTGTTTGTAAACAAGATGTGACAGTCTGTGGACAAAATGGAGGGAAGGAAACAAGGACAGTCTTGTTCCTTACGGTCAGCGGGAGGATGGATGCTAATCACGTGGCAGCCCCAAAAGTTTTCCAAACTGAGACCAGAACGACTCATTTGAAAACGCCTTATGAGGTGAGATGGATAGATGGGCATTTAGCTCATAACATATCAGAATGCACGATTCTCTAAAGCCTGAGTGATGTGCTGGCCTCAGCTCTGACAAGATCATTAGCAAGGCTCCGCTGTGGAGGAGAGCCTCGACCCCGGAGCTGAAACTAAAACTTCTTCATCACCTCTGACACCATCTAATGACACTCATTTGCGATCTGACTTCCTGAACATTACCAGACTATTAGACTACGATAACCACGGCAATTAACCCCCTCGTTACTTTTTCAATATAATGCTTTCCTGAAGAAGTGCCACATTTTAGCAAAGGAAGTTCTCGGGTTGACTTACACACCTGAGTTTACACTCTGGAGAAACTTGAGTGCACTCTTTTGTGTGTGGGATGTTATATAGGATGTTGCATGTAGAGAAAGTTTGCTTTACATTATGTCATATGTTTCCAATAGATGCAAGCCAGAAACCGGCATCAGAGAACCAATTTGTCCAAAAATCTGCGTGTAGCTTGAAAAGCATCACAATATAAATGAGCATTGTTATAATCTGaagtataaaaataaacagaaagtgtgtttaaaacttggatgtgcacaaacacaccagAACACTTCTGGGCAGGAACAGTCATACGCTGTCTAGAATGTGAAAACACATCCATGATCACCATTAGGGGAATAGAACTGAATTATATTCTGTTTGGTTTAGTTTGAAGGGTACAATTTATTCTTTGCTTATTTCAGAGTACAGAAAAAATGAGTATATAAAAAATGGCAGTCAGTGGGAGTATTACTGTAAGCATACACGGTGCTCTACTTGCAAGCTTGTGCATAGTCATACTACATAAGAACTAGCACCTGAACATACAGTATGGTTTGATattggacagacacacacattatttAATTACCAAATTCACAACCATCTCTCAGTCTGAAACATGTTGAACATCTGCACTTACCATCAGGTCGATACAGCTTGATGAAATGCTTTCTAAATATGCTGCCAAGACAAAATATGGCCTGAAAGGTTTAACCTGCATGACCATGTTCTCATATTAAGATTTCCTTTTCTCCCTGGAAGGTTCTTACCTATTTCCTAAAATAATCAAGTGGCAAGAGCTGCTGAAATTGATGGATTGTGCCTCTAATGCCATGACCTGATGCCATTATAGTTAGTGACACGTTGCAACCTAATGGCTGAGCtctttctgtgcatgtgtgcaaaaggtgtgcgtgtgtgtgtgtgtgtgtgtgtgtgtgtgtgtgtgtgtgtgtgtgtgtgtgtgtgtgtgtgtgtgtgtgtgtgtgtgtgtgtgtgtgtcagagaggacTGCAGGCgaggggagggaggaagagacgCTAATTGAAATTCCTTCAGCCATGTCTGGCAGAGCCTTGGTGTCTGAGtggcacacacacgcacacatattcacactggCCCTGGCCCTAATAAAAGTGGGCTTTGCCATATGGAGGCCATGTGCAAGACTGGCCTCTCTGTGCTcaagcatgtgtatgtgtgtgtgtgtgtgtgtgtgtgtgtgtgtgtgtgtgtgtgtgtgtgtgtgtgtgtgtgtgtgtgtgtgtgtgcagcaggcGAGGCTTGTGCAGCACCAGAACCTCGCGTACAGATGCATGCACCGCTGTGACATGTGTATGAAGGTGTGTGAGTGATAAAGACCAGTTTAGAACAAGTACACAGACACTTGACATCAtgcatttcaaaaaaaaaaaaaaaaaaaaagaactatgcAGTAATGCAGCTAGTGCCTGTTCTGTAATAATAAAGACATTAGCTCGTGTTTTGGACATCACCCATCTAATTCAGTGAACTCGCTGGCAGACTGCGGGCAGGTAAATGGTGGGAGCAATGTTCTGTTCTCACTCAACAACTACTGTCAATATGTCCGTAGGCCATGCAGTTATTCTGTAGTGCTCACAGGCCAAAAGACTCTGGCAGACTTGGAGAACTTCCAGATGTGCTTAAcgagaagataaaactgtgcACTACAAAATGATAACAGCTGATTTTCTGTTCTGGATCAGTCATAACTGATTATGATGAGCCTTGCAAGTCGTTAAAAGTATTTAGATTAGCTGGAGTACAGATCGGATGCTTTGAGATTTGTATGATACCATCTggctattttgcattttttaaatatttttttaaagaaaccaaAATAGAGCCATTGCCATAAATTCGTTTTCCCACTTTACTTGTGTATTTTGCAGTGATGCATGCATTCATACTTTTCTCCCTTAGAAAGTACAATTGAGGTACTTCAAGGTGCTTTTAAAATACTAGAGTTACTGAGTTCCCAGCAACAGAAGGACTGGGAGTGTGAAAGAGGaactgtgtgaatgtgaggcTGAGTGGTGCTGACAAATAAGCATGTGTGCTCAGTGACCCTTCTCaggataaataaaggttaaaatcaGATTTCCCTGCCCGCAAAATGCACaaccagggaaaaaaaagggagcagGAACCGCTTGGTTATTACTTTATATCTGAGTCAGTACAACCTCATAGTTAGCATATGTCCAACACTATTATAGGTGCAGCACAATAGCAGCAAGGAATGAGTGTACTTGTCATTCTCCGCAGGAGTTTAGTAATAGCTGTGTTTTAGATATTTCCTCAAAGGGGAAGAACTTTCTCTGGGCAATTTCTAATTGGTTCCAGTGgatcatctctttttttttttatctgcccggcttacttgttttttttccctcttctcctcttctaCTGTCATGCATGCATGCTCTTCTTTCCCATACTCTTTGTAGTCAGGCAATATGCCTGCCTCTACACATGGTGAAAGGGCTGCAGGCATGCAGCTCTGCTATTTGTTCTATAGCCCAGTTACCTGTCTGAAAGTGCATGGttgaccagagaggagaagcaaGGAAACATCAGTTGCCACTGATAAACACACGAGATGAAGTGGAAGACAACCAGTGTGGCTTTTAACACAGAGGTCTCACTGACAGATACTGAGGATGTGTTTGGCCGCTCTTGTATTATCTTTGATTGCCTTCAAAAAGTCTAAAAAGAAAGATTTGTCTTGAATATCAAATTGATTTTCACAAGTTGCTGTTTCTGTGGTTAAAAGTTGCTTGTAACAGAAAGGATATGCAGACTCATTTCAGGACCTAAGGGAGATGACTTACTGTATGGATCGTCCTCACTTTTGGTGCCGTTAACCTTTCCCTCCTTGCCAATGCGAAGGAAGAATTTCTGGTAGGAGAACAGTTTCCGCCTGCGCACGTCTCCTTGTAGATGCTTGTAGCTGCTTCGCACGTGCCGGCCGATGACCGTCGCGGACGACGATGACACATTGGTCGCCCGTGGCAACCTTGCAGAGGATGCGTGAAGCGGTGTGGGTGACGAGGACGGTGGCGGATATGAGACGAAGAAGTGAGGAGAAGTCCCTCCTGGTGCATTGTGgctgttttcagatgaaaaggACAacggagaggaggaggatggtccgagcaggagaaacaggagtaGCAAGGTGAGGGAGAGGAGTGAAGAAGGTCTGCAGCAGGGGCAGGAGGAGAACCAGGCGGCCGGTGCACCTTGTGTCACTGTCCATCTACACATGGTAGTGGAGCTGGGAGAGCTGTGGAGGTGCTCAGGGGCTGGGGCATGCTGAGCTGGGTGCAGGGAGAGGGAACGAGAGTGGGAGAAACTCCCCCCAGCTAAACCTCCTCTGTTTGGGAAACCCCAACCTCACTGGGACTGTAGGTGTTAAAACCTGTAGAACAGCTGGGGTGAAGACAGTGTGACTGCTGTGGCAGATGTAGGTTTATCAGGAATATCAGTGGTGATGTAGCGGGTGGTAATGGTGAAGCCCGCAGCGCTGTGGCTGACTCTGCTGTAGTCCTCAGTGCTGTTTATTCCTCACCAGCGCCACAGGAATGCGTCAACAACCATAACTCAGATCACCTCACAGCGAGAACTACTAGGCGCGCTCTTCAAGGACCTCTCGCCTCCacctctttcctctcctcctgaGACTGCCACTCTTTGCTCCTCGTTCCTCACACAAACTCACTCAAAATCCCTTTTCAAAGTTTTAACGGGCACTCTCACgtccaaagacaaaaacacacaccatcAGTTCATTCATATGCTCTTAAAAATctactccacacacacacgtgtcccAGATGATTTATCTCCTTCAGTACTGGCAGGAGAAAAGCAGGTTAAGTAAAAGATGTCAAAGTGCTtagtaaaaaaatgaaataaataaaacaagcaagaaaaaataaaaatgctgcttCTCATGAAATGTccaggcaacaaaaaaaaaaagaagacgtCACAGAATCCagactttcttttcttctttttttctttgtttctcttgttttgtCCGAGCTGGTTTGAAGTTACTTCAGTGTGTAACTGACCCCGCGAGCTCTCGTCTTTCTCCCTTCTCTTGCAGTGCGTCTGTCAGTGAGCTGAGCTCCCTGTCTCTCCTCTGTCCTTGCCTCTCAGAGTCTGAATGCTGGAGCGGCGCGTTGCCTCTCTTCTTTCCTCCCGTGTGTGGCTCCCTCTCCTTTGGCCCCCTCCCTCTTTCCtttgcctctccctctctctctcctatctatctatcagcGGTGTTCTCCCTGGTTATCTGGAGTTTCTCTGAGGTGACTGAATCTTGTCTTTCCTTTCACCTTATTTATCTGCTGCAGTTCCCCAGATGTCATCTCTTAGTGTAATTGGACGCCTATTAAAACCACTTGGCTTTGAAGGgctgtgtgcatttatgtgaacgtgtgtgcatgtgtgcgtgtgtgtgtgtctacatatGTTTGTGCGGGAGAGGGAAGCGgggagtggggggtggggtgttcTGTCCCACCCTGTTTTCgccttccctccctctcccccatttctctttctcctcccctTCCCAGACCACTAGTTGAGCACAGCAGGTTAGAAAAAAGGAAAGCGAGCCCTTCATCTCTCCCTCTTCATTTCACAGTGTCATCCATCTTTCTGATCTTAATTTCCCCTTGATTAGGgcacttttttttcaaatgtaacAAACCGTCTGAAATACTAAACACTGGCCAAACTCCAATGCTCCAATGTTGCCTAAATACAGCCGTCAAATCTGTTTAACAATCTGCTGTAAATGGTCAGCTCATTGATGAATCTCTGACTGAATAAAGGCCAAATCATGACATCAATGTCTTGTTTTAAACCAGTGTAAAAACTTGGGATAAACAGCTAATTTTCCCTTATTGCATCTTCgtttagagagaagagagagaagtaAAAAActtacccccaccccaccaacCCACCCATGACCCATGACACATGGTTTCCTGACAGACTTTCtctttctgatttaaaaatgcaaaaaaaaaaaaaaaaatagttttgagATGAGTCAATGTTCCTCAACTTTCCCTCAGCTGTTTTGACTAGTATGTAGCAATTCCTCGACCTCAGTCACTTAAGGCTTAATCTTCGGAACATCTCTCTGTGTTTGGGTAACAATTGGACCTTACGTGTGGTGTGCTGCATTTCACCTTTCAAGAATCCAGGTCTACTGTCTGGTTTCAGCATTGTTTAATTTCCTTTTCACATTGTCAGACAACAACcacatctcctcctcttcttctctccttcttAGTTTATTTGGTATTATTGCTGTGACAGTTCGCGCCTGTCAGTGGTATGCCACGGACAGATTCAAGGTAGGCGAATTCATCACTTAGATTTTTAAACAATTCCATTTGGGGATGAACCGGTGCACAGAAATAACCGTGTAAGAACAACCTGTAAACTTACAGTCAGCCAGTATTTCCCTCTGTGGTGGTAACTCTAGCTGAGAACGGACAGATGTTGGGTGCTGCCAGCAATCTGTCGTTCATGTCAGCTTTACAGCCTTGTCTTTCCCACTGAGGTCCCGACTTCCCAGATGGTGAAGATTGATTTGGTGAAGGCCAACCTCTCTACAGAATGTCATGATGAAATGATGATCAGTCACTGTATAAATTTAGTACTTATTTTTAAGTAATAGGCAACAGACAATCCTGCATGTGCACTGCactgttttcactttttcctcTGGTCTTCTCTTTTTATGGACTTGAAAAAGGAAGACTGCAACTAATTATTTTCATTCGTTTTCATTAGTATGTTTGCCTCAAATCATTTCATCCATTAAATGGGAAAAATTTTACTCATAGTTTTCAAGCTCGATATAATCTTCTTTGCAATGATGGTAAAAATCCAGCTGGGATATCGTCCACAGCTGGACATCTGACTGGTTCTCACTTTTGGACATAATTTGTTGTAGGTGCTGCCTGACATGTGTAATGTGCAGAAAAACACTACATGTACTCATGGCTGAAAACTTAATGGGCAGTTATTCGCACTGTTCTCACATGGATGCAATCAGGCATCACAAAAACTTTGCAATGCTGCAATCGCACAGGCCTAgagcatacctgtcaagtctcccatTTTGGCCAAGAAACTAccatattttacccctctgtcctgCCCCCTCCCATATTAGTATTTTCCCGTAAATTTCCCATACTATAAtgggtaacgctttcttttaaggcccgcccttaggccgtaactatcctgtaagtaaattttagctATGTGGAATtacaccgtaattatttttaaatccgccgtaattatttttaattacgccattattatttttaattcagtcgtagtaaaaataattacggcagaattaaaaataattacggcggaatttaaaaataattcagccgtagtaaaaataattacggcgaaattaaaaataattacggcgtaattccaccagtgacgtgcggtgagggtcgtgactggtgaggcactgacgtcatcacatcagatttacaaacatatagcttattcaccatttgattggcaacagttgttttgtttaacattaacatagtctgaagcaaaccttttagctccggtgttggtcttcctttaattattatcttctgcttcgattgaaagtccagtttagaaaattctttcagttgagttatgtaatcttccatgttgaacataaggccaagcaacaggaaaaactaactggccttgctaactgtttatggtagcttgccgccgaggagtcgtagagtccctgggatcaccagcgccccctaccatgaggcacgagaactgcgtgcctcacctagtgtctcttcgcagcagtttcatgatcgctcaacacaagaatgcattacacacacatacagttgttaatgaaaaaacaaaaaataaactgtgcattatatacaccagctaaaatatggaaatttagttcatatagtaaaagtgcagtgagaccggaaagtaatccggtctcactgcatagcatgccagcacagttagtagtcattggcaatgactatactgagccgcaccacggattgcgcaatccgtggtgcggctcgccgggctggtgcctcaccgttcgtctcttagtatttgaccggcaaatgcgaaaattcagcgattttgaaaaaactaatctaaaaatggtgtagttaaatggaaaagaactttaaaatacaaatcactgaatgaatataaccatttaatttattttttaattttatatttccacgatgacaggtgaggccgtgcctcacctgcctcccctgactgcacgtcactgaattccacataactaaaatttacttacaggatagttacggcctaagggcggACCTTAAAAGAAAGCATTACCCTATaatgtaataattaaaaaaaaaaaacattactgtgCCCTGTGaaaatttcctttatttttaaatacaaatctTGACAGGTatggcctagagaccagttggtggCCCCCTGGCAAACATCGTATGTTTGGGAATCTGTATTCCCAACAGcgggcgagtggttgctggatgTTGATGACTGTTGCCaagtgaaattggtcacaaagagggaCCTGCACCAAAACctctgtgattgctttggttggtaGAAGATTGCAGCATCTGCATGAGAGAccccaacttgtctgcaaatactgaACATTTGCTCTCCGAGCTGCAGTAAAATTTGAAAACGCACACAGTTTTACTGGTGAGTagtttgcaagtgtttgcagacaagtcagcagcTTCCATGCAAACAAcgagcaaccaaagcaattacaaggaggcttttggtgcagcacAGTATAGCTCTTTGTGACCAGTGTCATGCTAGCAACTGCCAGttacctccaggaaccactcgCCAGCTGGTCATGGAATAAATTCTTTGCTttagtgcttcatttaatccaTGTAAGCATGATTAACCCACATTTGTGACTAAAAAAAGATCTGCAATAGAAACGTGTTTAGGAGCatacatgtaaataaaaagTATTACAACATTAGACCCAAGCAGTCTCCATTTTCTCCATGAAAAAAATGAGtcagttacattttaatatGGAGTCTGTCTACACACAAACAGCGAagagcaaagaggcggagccattactgagacggtgagctcaggtggagtgaaagaaagcctgtttctagcatccaaaacagcagcccTTGTAACTGtaatcaccattaaaacctttactgggaaataGTTGGTGGGAGTTCTTCATCAAATCACCTGATCAACAAgcacaggaacaggaagaaaagTGAACATTTTAGCTGCTCCCATCCACCACCGTTTCATCCTACTTCCTGTTGCAGTAATATGTGCAGCAGACAGGGTTGACTCCAAAGGGGCATGGGTTGTACGAAACCATATTTTTTTCAAAGCTTTAGTAGaattattttgcacattttgatttaaataaaaatagcaataaattacattaattaaatataattatattttatttttcttaaataatcTGACTTTAATGTAGCACATAAATACACTAAAAATGTCTAGTTCTTTTGACAAATGTTGTAAACTATTAAAATATGTCAGTTTTTAAGATGTAAAGTTTTTTCCCACTTTTGAATATTTACTATTGCTCATCAATAAGACAAAAATATTCCTTAGCCGATTACTCGATTATtcgatggaataattgatagactACTCAATTACTAAAGTAATCAATAGCTGCAACCCTAGCCTACACATTATTCCCTTGCAACTAGTTGCTGCCAGGTGGTCACCAACTGGTCTCTTGGCCTGTGTGAATGAAAGTCAGatactgtgtttgtgctctcACGTGCATCTCCATCAGGTGATGTTAGGAAGAGTTCAGTTCAGCAGTGTGTTGACTAGTTTTTCTGATCAAGCAaactccaaaaaacaaaaacaaaactttttgcGCTCTCCGCTGTTGGCAACATTCAGCACCTCGGACAGCACTTGATACTGCGCTACTAAAATATGCTAATGCTGTAACTGAACGCTGTCATCTTTGAAATCCTACAATTCTTGCTACTGATTGACATTATTTTTCTGTTGAAGATAGAAAGAGGAGAATCTCTGAGAAAGATAGAGTACAAAGACTTCCTTCTGAGGAAGAAACTCGCAAAGTGTTGATACTTAGAAAACAGTGGAACCCCAGCAGCATGGCTTTAGTTGATGTGATGTACTGTACCAAGTTAAataacttttcttttcattcagggTAAGTCTCCAGTGATGATATAGTTTTAAGTTATGTGGTTCGGaaggaaatgtaattttttaaaatttttctgCAGTCCAGCAttattaatgtattttaataaaaacaatttaattctgtgaaatcaacaatACAACAATAATTTCATTTAGACTTAAAAATTGTACCTCTAAAGTGTTTGATATCACTAATGATCATTTTGGACACATTTTGCAAAGGCACTGTGCAGTTCCAGTTGGCTTTAGGAACAGCTGTGATCACAGAGGACCATGCTGTAAATTGAGCATGCTCCCTGAGACCCAAACGATTACAAAAATTAATACATTTGGCCTTGTGTAGCAAGTTTAGAGAAACTCTGAGgggtaaaaaataaacttaag carries:
- the LOC115789500 gene encoding fibroblast growth factor 10-like, giving the protein MCRWTVTQGAPAAWFSSCPCCRPSSLLSLTLLLLFLLLGPSSSSPLSFSSENSHNAPGGTSPHFFVSYPPPSSSPTPLHASSARLPRATNVSSSSATVIGRHVRSSYKHLQGDVRRRKLFSYQKFFLRIGKEGKVNGTKSEDDPYSILEIKSVDVGVVAIRGLSSNHYLAIRKNGVLYGAREYGPDCRLIERIEENKYNTYASAEWLNKDKRMFVGLNAKGKPMKGKKTRRKNTATHFLPIVVQPR